A genomic stretch from Enterobacter dykesii includes:
- a CDS encoding DeoR/GlpR family transcriptional regulator — protein MKQTQRHDAIIELVKKQGYVSTEELVEQFAVSPQTIRRDLNDLADQNRILRHHGGAALPSSSVNTSWHDRKATQTAEKERIARKVASQIPNGATLFIDIGTTPEAVAHALLDHENLRVVTNNLNVANTLMQKDDFRIILAGGELRSRDGGIIGEATLDFISQFRLDFGILGISGIDSDGSLLEFDYHEVRTKRAIIENSRHVMLVVDHSKFGRNAMVNMGSISMVDAVYTDVMPPAGVMQVIKDNNLQLELC, from the coding sequence ATGAAACAAACACAACGTCATGACGCTATTATCGAACTGGTAAAAAAACAGGGATACGTCAGCACCGAAGAACTGGTGGAGCAGTTTGCCGTCAGCCCACAAACCATCCGTCGTGACCTGAACGACCTGGCCGATCAGAACCGTATTCTTCGCCACCACGGCGGGGCGGCGCTGCCGTCCAGTTCGGTCAATACCTCATGGCATGACCGTAAGGCGACGCAGACGGCAGAGAAAGAGCGCATTGCCCGCAAGGTCGCCAGCCAGATCCCGAACGGGGCGACGCTGTTTATTGATATCGGCACCACGCCGGAAGCGGTCGCTCATGCGCTGCTGGATCACGAGAACCTGCGCGTGGTCACCAACAACCTGAACGTGGCCAATACCCTGATGCAGAAAGACGACTTCCGCATCATCCTCGCGGGCGGCGAACTGCGCAGCCGCGACGGCGGGATTATCGGCGAAGCGACCCTCGATTTTATCTCTCAGTTCCGCCTCGACTTTGGCATTCTCGGGATCAGCGGCATCGACAGTGACGGATCGCTGCTGGAGTTTGATTATCACGAGGTGCGCACCAAGCGCGCGATTATTGAAAACTCACGTCACGTGATGCTGGTGGTAGACCATTCGAAGTTTGGTCGTAACGCGATGGTGAATATGGGCAGCATCAGCATGGTGGACGCGGTCTACACCGACGTGATGCCGCCGGCGGGCGTGATGCAGGTGATTAAAGATAATAATTTGCAGTTAGAGCTGTGCTAA